The Mercurialis annua linkage group LG7, ddMerAnnu1.2, whole genome shotgun sequence genome includes the window CACCACCTGGATTGCAATGGAAAGGAGGACCTAGCATTACCACATCACAGTTGGAGCAACAAAGGAACCAAATGCTTAGCCAGCAGATGGACAAAGGAAAGAGACCACAAACACAATAGGCTAGATTGTCTCCTTTGTATTTTGATACCACATATTTTGCTACCACATATATTGCTACTTTGCTAAACATTATTGGTCCTGAATTTCAGCCATATGATAATGGCCTTTTTGCTTGTGGTTGAACACCTTTTTGCTTGTGGTTTTGAACAAATATTTGgaatctatatatatatgtcagtttcagtttcattttgttacctattattattttgtttgtcTTCCAGTTAGTTCAAATTATAAGACAGGACAAATAGGCAATTTGATAACAAAAAGACTTCATTTCATAACAAAAGCCAATACATAACATCAATTTTGGTTGCATTTTAAGCATAACTACAACCATGCATAACAATAAACCTAACCTAAGCTTAACATAAAATACAACCTAATCTAAGCACATCAAATGCAACCTAATCAAAACAGAAGCTTCACACCAAATGCAAACCAAGCAATTCCAGCAGCAATAAAGGCATAGTTCTTCAGTTTCCTAACTGATGTCAACTGCTCAATCTTCTTCAATTCATCCCTTGTTTGAGTCTTTTTCATCCACTTCACTTCAGCTAGCAGCAATTTCTTTTCATCTCTCAACTGATTAATCACAGTTATAGCCCTTTCGTTCATCGGTCCATCGAACCACTGAAAATAATTGCACTTTTGCACATTAAATGGATTTCCCTACAAGAAGAATCCCAAAATGCCAGAATCATTTTTTACACCAGTAAACTTAATTATTAACAAACATTTAAAGAAACTTACGTCTGAGTAACGACAATTGAAAAATCGTCGGCCTGGATTACCAACAGTCCATGCCGTTCTTCTTGGAGCTTTAAGCCTATAACCATTCGCTGAACAGTAGCAGTACCTTTCTTGTCCTTCATATTCCATTTCAAATTCGTTCCCCACTGATGTGTATCTCctcgaagaagaagaagaagacgagGATGAAGGCATATTGATGGATTAGAGAATTCAGTTTTCCTTTTCGAATTTAGGGTTTTCAATTGTAaggaattttcaattttagggTTTTCACAACTGAAATCAATTATATTCACGTTTTTCCTTTCTTAAATGACGTGAAATTATCCACATCAGCCTGACAACGGCTAGTTTTGTGCCACATAAGCAACGTTAACCTTTACAGTAACAGAGTTAAGTAGAGGGGGTCATATTTTAGGTTATCGTTACATAAGGGTCATAATTGAGCTTGAGAAAACTTGAGGGGGCTACAAGAGACTGGGTGGcaacattagggtcatttttgagcCTTTTCCCTAAATTAAATTACAGCTAAATCTTGCTTAAATTAAATTACAGCTAAATCTTGCACAGGCCTTATGCATGAGAAAATGACTTGCAAGTTGCAACATCACTTTTTCACTGGTCCTATGCATGAAGAATTAATATTTAACTAATCATGATTAAGTAAACTATAACCAATAATGATCATGGACATCACTCTAGGAAATTAATGCATATATCAATTAGCTGCCTATTATCCCTACTCCGCTTAAgcttgataaataattaaacatatggTTTCTTCTTTACATGTTGATAAATTAGTCCCTCTTAATTAATTAGAGCTTAATTGAAACCTAATCTCTCTAtcataattaattgattaagtaCATAGTCAATACCCTTTTCCATGAATCATGGGAGGGGACCAACTCTATCTTCATATTGAGAAGAAAAATGAACAAGCATTCCAAAGTGCAAATTTTATTCTGAAGACATATATATGAATTGATAAAACGATCtcttaatttaaatgaaattgcAGTTCAAACTATATTTATGTACACAGTcgcttaaaatttaaaattagagttttACCTCTCGCAAAAAACCTATTCTCGAGTGAAAATTAATCTGAATATGGAATGTTATTTAGAAGTGTCATTTTATAGTTGGAATTTATTCATAACATGTATCATATACTTAAAACAAATGTaatcaaatttttacaaataagaATACGATAAATggtaaaagtttatttttttaactagtTAAATTAGTTTcgagatataaatataaaataattttaaaaattaattaggaGAACTTTTCGTCTTACGGAATCCTCCTCGGCTTAATCCGGATTAATCGGACTGATATTGGCTCcagatataaatatatatatgctGACTTATATTTCAATACACCAACTATATATTAATCCAAGCCTAACCCTAAAAGATCATATGTTATaaaccaatgggagttggtccaagtggtaagcggcttgatatcgcttaagcaaggtctcgggttcgagtccttgtgaatgcagaaaatttccaCTGGAAGACTcgcccaccatgccaggtgcgcgataCGGGttggatccggattagtcagggcgaagccttggaaaccggatgggcttatcaaaaaaaaaaaaagatcatatgttataaatttatttaatttccaTCCCACTCCTCTGTCCTTGTTAATGACGTTTTTGTCTTCTGCCGTCTATCCTATGGAAATCTCCATGAACTTAGCaaccaaattattttaaatttagacgAAAGAGTCACTTTGCAAGTTgcttgataaattaataatttattatctttttatacaatatatagataacttcttttttcaaaaattttacTAAGAAATTGACCTGCTCAATtttgttattgttattattatatccATTTTCTAACACACAAAGATATGTAAAGAAATAATGAGTTGTCTTTGATGTAAAATATATCCAATCATAATtggaaattttaataatttatttaactgtGATTGGTTCAAAATGACAACCTATATGTACATATCAAAGGCATACACGtacatagtttatttatttatttactttgcTTATGGACAATTAATTGTGTACTTTTCATCATTTTAAATGACAAGATGAAGcgctttttgtttaaatttgctGATTgaaactactccctccgtcccatttaaaaaggaacatactctatttttatttatctcaCTTAAAAAGGTCATATCGTATTTTTTGTGCgaatttatatgaaattttcttttttaccttcttttctcttttcataattaatgactattagtctatacacaaaatacaacactatcataaatcagagagattcttaggtagactcagtctaccacgtcatccgtggactaagcctattatataatgacacgtcattaaaatgatggcaatcttataaattcgtttattacttatttacacttttaaatagtaatattacaagattgccattattttaatgacgtgtcattatgtgataggcttagtccacggatgacgtggtggactgagtctatctaagaatttctccataaataggggtaaaataaggaAACACTATAATagttaatgttttcttaatgtatataaaaaagtcgcttgtcccttcttaaacggaacagagggagtatatgaatatatacataattttaatcttattttttttgtcattttttgtatgttttttaaattgtttatattattaacacatttttttttaatccttACTGAAATTAATTATCCCTCTGATTCCTTTTACATGTCCATTTTAAATTTCaagaataaatttttgaaatattaattGATGCAAGTTACTTTAATCAGCGGAATAAATTAATATCTTGATTTTTCGTATACATATATGTATGATTATTTTTGTcatttagataatatttaataattttataaaaatagttatACAATGCAATTGTATCACATTATTCGTGCAAGAAATCAATGTAATGTTTGCAATGTTAGgacatttaataataaaaaataaatgatatctagatatttttatattgtaaatATTCATTAACTTATTGTAAATATTACATAACACAACAGTTATATGTATAAGATAATTCCCCTTTTTTAAATATgtctattttattgaaaattgaCATTcaaaagagaataaaaaagtAGCATTAGATGGTAGTAAAAAACACCCCTTACAATAATTATccgaaattaaaagtttgacgTAGAGGTTTTGTTTGATACCTTAATTTGTTGAATGTGATTAATTAACTTAGGTAAAAACTCACAATACCAAGTGGTCCTTGATCTTTAATTTTGTCTATGCAATAGAAGACCAAATGCTTAAATAGCTGCATTTTCCTGGTCGACGGCTACCAATTAATCCTtctaaaatgtaaaataattaatgtcGTAGTCTTTATTCATTTAATTTCTTGGTCCAAGCTAGCTACAGTCTACTCATTGCATTATATTTCATGATAAATTCTTAGAtaaactcagtccaccacgttatCCGCGGATTAAACCAATCATATcacaacacctcattaaaatgagggtatttttataatatcattattcaaaagtgtatgcaaataacaaacaaaattacaaaaatactctcattttaatgagatgttataatatgattgtCTTATCTCACGGATAACGTGGTAGACAGAGTTTACCTAAAAATTTATCCATATTCCATTCTTCTGAGTctcttttacttttattttgccatatttttctttctcttctcaCATGAAGTTAATTAACGTGAATCATGCAATTATTTCCTTTTcaaaatttacttaattaatAGTTCCAATCATTTCAGGGGTTTTGAGCGAATTCTGAGTTAGAAAAGAGTGCTGGCTGAAGCTCATGAATATTTATCGGAAAATAGTCGGAAAATAGAAAGAGATCGGCCTTTGCCTTTGTAACTATATAAATTAGGTCTAATAGTATTGAAaagttaattttctttttaaaaaatgctTTATATCCCACCTTTTATAACTTTGTTTATGTGATAATATTTCAATCGtccaattttttttccaaaagtgtatatctcaaaaaataaaactatataCATTCTCTTTTTAATTACCACGTCGGCTGGTACAAAAAGGTgggttaaaaaaggtgaattatatagcattactctttttaaaaatcttttgaaaatgtatcaaaatctttaaaaattataaatctatctCGACTTGGTCAATTCACTGAAAAGCTATCCAAATTTTGAAACTCGATTtgatattctttttaaaattaatttacctGAACCCTACACATTGAATTACTATTATAGACATAATTAAAATCATGTTTAGAAAATTGATAGATTTTAagtaaatttttcatatttagaTAGATTTacgatttataaaaaatttgaataaattctcAAAAAGTCgaaaaagttttattttgtaacattattCAGCCTATAAAGTGATTATATCTACAACtatgataaaattgataaatttatctTAAATACTAATATTTCAGTTCAGTAATTTAAATGTTATagtatcaattatatataaaacatacataacgaatatgaaaaatttaattaataaaaattatagcatataattataattaagtaATTTATATACTAAATTGACATTTGGAGAAATACTCTTACCTGCTTGACTTTAGGTGACCCATTTGAGGCTTACAGGTAGGAACATGACATTTAGCGACGAGTTAGTGGAGGGTGGAAACTGGAAACAGCTTGAATTGACAGCAACAGTAGCTAGCTGCTGCTAGTAAATAAAAGCGGAAAGTTCTAAAAGAATGAAACCCCAGGCCCCATTTATGCATCAACTAGGAAACACAATCACTTTCTATGCACCTTCAAGTTCAACGCGTTTTTTCGgctcaaatattaaattcataCTATTATTCATCTTACTTTTTCtatacaattataaaataaaaacgtttatgaacaaaaattaaatttacgacTTTGACATAATATTGTCcaaaatattcatatatatgAGCTATAAATTGTGGATTATTTAtctaaacttaaaaataaatttattaaactattGGATTATTCATCTAAACTTAAAGaacaaatttatttaactattttatagttttgatttttgtagcggtttcattttttaattgctTAATTTATTTCAGTTCAACAATaaatagaattataaaaaaatgaacaaaatagAATCTTTagttatttagaattatatttatttactaaatcactaaaaattaatttaatttattaatttatatttagattaatttaaatttaaaataaatctagcgatcaaattttattttatttatattaattaagtcATTCAATAGATTTGACTagcaaaattatatatattctaCTAGACAATTATATCATAAGGGgtagttaaataaatttatcttcaATTTTGATGTCAtattacttaaaaaatatatttatctatataaaaataatataataaattatatcaataaattttaaatttatttttaatttcattagtGGATTAGAGGttgaacaataataaaaaaaaattatttgtatttttaaaaattaaatataagttttataacaaaaaaatatatttataaaattcaaacacTAGTAGTATAATTTTCTTCCATGTCTACTCGGAATCAAGCAAGTTGCCGTGCGTCTATATCAGTAGAAATACCATTTGACTCTATAGCCGCTCCCCTTACTTATCTTCTAGCTGCCATCGTCTTCCTTTGACTTTCATACTAAATTTAGTAACCATTATTAGTAAAATTCAAGTTGGATTtcagagaaataaaaataaaaattggcaCATTGcaaaattaacttattaaatCTCACGTGTACTTTTATTAATTACAGTAGATACACTAAAAATCACttaaagatttaaaattattattttattaaataaaaatatgtaattttttataaatcaattaatttttatcctatagattattatttttagttttaaatttgaattgtaaaaattgataaatattcgTCCATTAATTTTAAGCTATTAACACTAAAATTGTCTTGAGGAAGGTTGAAATATCGAATTTAAAACATTGTgaaagaaaatattattaaatatttacaagTTGTGTATTGATtggattataaaaaaataaattcacgaATACTATTGAAAATTACAGGCTTTATCAACCTTGGAGGGACCGTTTCATTAGATAAACAATATCCCTTTCCTTCCAAGTGgacaatatatttattttattttctattattcattttttatatttatttcatattttattagtttttttttttcaaatctgccTCCCTCCTTTCTCTATTTAATCTTCTCCCCCACAACGCACATTTTCATCGTCTCCTCTCTACaaccaaaacaaaaacaaaatgaaagtccGTTCATGGCTCTCCACCACCTGctccacctccacctccaccgCCGCATCCACCGCCTCTAAACACTTCTACTCCGACACCACTAGCACCTCCGACTCCAGTCCACCCACCTCCTCCTTCTCCTCCATGTCTAGCCTTCAAAGCAACCTCTCTCTACAAACACTCCCGTCAGTCCCGTCCCTCCAGAAAATCACGCCGGAATCTCTTAATCTCTCAATATCATACAACTCCACCGCTTCCCTGAAACCTAACCCTAATCTCCATATAACTTCTCTGTCACTCCACAACAACCTCCTCTACACCGCCTCCAATCACATCATCAACGTCTACGATTTCACCACGTGGACACTCATCCACACGTTCAACGCCAATGACTCATCGTCGGGATCCGTCAAGTCCGTCAGCTTCTGTAACGGGAAGATATTCACCGCTCATCAAGACAGTAAAATCCGAGTCTGGAAAATATCGCCACATGTCAACAACAAAGAGCATAGGCTGGTAACCGTTTTACCTACCGTTAACGACCGTCTACGTAAGTTTATTCTCCCGAAAAACTACGTTAACGTCCGGCGTCATAAGAAGATGCTGTGGATTGAACATGCTGACGCCGTTACTAGTCTGGCCGttaataaaggacttatttacTCCGTTTCGTGGGATAAAAGTTTGAAGATATGGAGAGCTTCTGACTTACGGTGTTTAGAGAGTGTTAAAGCGCATGACGATGCTATTAACGCCGTTACGGTGTCGCCGGACGGAACTGTGTATACCGGGTCAGCGGATTGTAAGATTCGGGTTTGGGCTAAACCGGTGAATGAAAAGAAGCATATGTTAGTAGCGACGCTAGAGAAACATAAATCAGCTGTTAATGCTTTGGCTTTAAACGACGACGGATCAGTATTATTTTCCGGTGCGTGTGACCGTTCGATTTTGGTTTGGGAGAGAGAAGACAGTGCTA containing:
- the LOC126657403 gene encoding protein JINGUBANG; this encodes MKVRSWLSTTCSTSTSTAASTASKHFYSDTTSTSDSSPPTSSFSSMSSLQSNLSLQTLPSVPSLQKITPESLNLSISYNSTASLKPNPNLHITSLSLHNNLLYTASNHIINVYDFTTWTLIHTFNANDSSSGSVKSVSFCNGKIFTAHQDSKIRVWKISPHVNNKEHRLVTVLPTVNDRLRKFILPKNYVNVRRHKKMLWIEHADAVTSLAVNKGLIYSVSWDKSLKIWRASDLRCLESVKAHDDAINAVTVSPDGTVYTGSADCKIRVWAKPVNEKKHMLVATLEKHKSAVNALALNDDGSVLFSGACDRSILVWEREDSANHMAVIGALRGHGRAILSLVNVRDLLLSGSADRTVRIWQRGHDGKYCCLSVLEGHNKPVKSLAAVWENGGDDGNNGVVSVFSGSLDGEIKAWKVSVFRHCSPVSPYQTLKIN